The following coding sequences lie in one Nocardioides sambongensis genomic window:
- a CDS encoding SDR family oxidoreductase has product MTTPFDLTGRAALVTGAGNGIGAAVARAFARAGAAVLVTDLDKDAAAAVAEQIVQAGGRAESAALDVRDGDGAAAAAQQAANLAGGTLHVVVNNAGAISPAMFPKMTAEQFRFVVDVHLGGTFTVSQASAPFLAEDGTGRIINVTSAAGLVGTIGQVNYSAAKSGIIGVTKSLAKELARRKITVNAVAPLAATNMTENIRSNEKLAEMTLARIPLGRWADPDEIASTFVFFASDAASYVTGQILAVDGGTVI; this is encoded by the coding sequence ATGACCACACCCTTCGACCTGACCGGGCGAGCCGCCCTCGTCACCGGCGCCGGTAACGGGATCGGCGCCGCGGTGGCGCGGGCTTTCGCGCGAGCCGGTGCCGCAGTGCTCGTCACCGACCTCGACAAGGACGCCGCGGCCGCCGTCGCGGAGCAGATCGTGCAGGCCGGCGGCCGAGCCGAGTCGGCAGCGCTCGACGTCCGCGACGGCGACGGGGCCGCCGCTGCCGCCCAGCAGGCCGCCAACCTCGCCGGCGGCACCCTCCACGTCGTGGTGAACAACGCCGGCGCGATCTCGCCGGCGATGTTCCCGAAGATGACCGCCGAGCAGTTCCGATTCGTCGTCGACGTACACCTCGGCGGAACCTTCACCGTCAGCCAGGCCTCAGCACCCTTCCTCGCCGAGGACGGAACGGGACGGATCATCAACGTGACCTCGGCGGCAGGCCTCGTCGGCACCATCGGCCAGGTCAACTACAGCGCCGCCAAGTCCGGCATCATCGGCGTCACCAAGTCACTGGCCAAGGAGCTCGCCCGCCGCAAGATCACCGTCAACGCCGTCGCGCCGCTCGCTGCGACGAACATGACGGAGAACATCCGAAGCAACGAGAAGCTGGCCGAGATGACCCTCGCGCGGATCCCGCTGGGCAGGTGGGCAGATCCCGACGAGATCGCGAGCACCTTCGTCTTCTTCGCTTCCGATGCCGCGTCCTACGTCACCGGCCAGATACTGGCCGTCGACGGCGGGACGGTGATCTGA
- a CDS encoding acyl-CoA dehydrogenase family protein: MDFELTEDQQTIRKAVAELAARFDDQYWMDKDADHEFPTEFYNAFAEGGWLGITTPEEYGGHGFGITEASILLEEVAASGAGMNGASSMHLSIFGMHPVIVHGSEEMKKENLPRIVNGDLHVCFGVTEPGAGLDTTRITTFAKRDGSDYVVNGRKVWISKAVESEKILLLTRTAKFDDSPKKTEGLTLFLTDLDRAQVDIRPIKKMGRNAVTSNELFIDDLRIPEEHRIGEEGQGFKYILDGLNPERMLVASEALGIGRAALRRAVRYANEREVFGRPIGKNQGLQFPLADSLARLDAAELVLRKATWLYDNGRPCAREANMAKYLCADAGFDVADRALQTHGGMGYSEEYHVARYFREARLTRIAPLSQEMVLNYIGEHVLGLPRSY, from the coding sequence GTGGATTTCGAGCTCACCGAGGACCAGCAGACCATCCGCAAGGCGGTGGCGGAGCTGGCAGCCCGGTTCGACGACCAGTACTGGATGGACAAGGACGCCGACCACGAGTTCCCGACCGAGTTCTACAACGCCTTCGCCGAGGGCGGCTGGCTCGGGATCACGACCCCCGAGGAGTACGGCGGGCACGGCTTCGGCATCACCGAGGCATCGATCCTCCTCGAGGAGGTGGCCGCATCCGGCGCGGGCATGAACGGTGCGAGCTCGATGCACCTGTCCATCTTCGGGATGCACCCGGTGATCGTGCACGGTTCGGAGGAGATGAAGAAGGAGAACCTGCCCCGCATCGTCAACGGTGACCTGCACGTCTGCTTCGGTGTGACCGAGCCGGGCGCCGGTCTCGACACCACGCGCATCACGACCTTCGCCAAGCGGGACGGATCCGACTACGTCGTCAACGGACGCAAGGTGTGGATCTCCAAGGCCGTCGAGTCCGAGAAGATCCTGCTGCTCACCAGGACGGCCAAGTTCGATGACTCGCCCAAGAAGACCGAGGGACTCACCCTCTTCCTCACCGACCTGGACAGGGCCCAGGTCGACATCCGGCCCATCAAGAAGATGGGCCGCAACGCGGTCACCTCGAACGAGCTCTTCATCGATGACCTCCGCATTCCTGAGGAGCACCGCATCGGCGAGGAGGGCCAGGGCTTCAAGTACATCCTGGACGGACTCAACCCGGAGCGAATGCTCGTGGCATCGGAGGCGCTCGGCATCGGCCGGGCCGCGCTCCGGCGGGCCGTCAGGTACGCCAACGAGCGCGAGGTCTTCGGCCGGCCCATCGGCAAGAACCAGGGCCTGCAGTTCCCGCTCGCGGACTCCCTGGCCCGGCTGGACGCCGCCGAACTGGTGCTGCGCAAGGCGACGTGGCTCTACGACAACGGCCGCCCCTGCGCCCGCGAGGCCAACATGGCCAAGTACCTGTGCGCCGACGCTGGCTTCGATGTCGCCGACCGGGCGCTGCAGACGCACGGGGGGATGGGGTACTCCGAGGAATACCACGTCGCCCGCTACTTCCGTGAGGCCCGCCTGACCCGGATCGCACCGCTCTCGCAGGAGATGGTCCTCAACTACATCGGCGAGCACGTTCTCGGACTTCCCAGGAGCTACTGA
- a CDS encoding acyl-CoA dehydrogenase family protein: MHWKFSEEQDAYRETLRGWLGDVAGSDQVRAWLGLDPAGPGRPAADPTEFEDRWVADGLCGVGFPEELGGQGGGVVELAITAEELARVAAPSAAWLATTLAMPALETRPDLAKAALEGSHAAVAIAAESLPAAPGHVTADADGALTGVVPRVLGADRAGLLVVPAGGASGPRLYAVDTAQPGVEITPRRLLDRSRSVADVRLSGVVGQPLDVDAATVLSATTDLAGVLLGADALGAMERMLELAVDYSAQRQQFGVPIGSFQAVKHAAATILVDVEAGRSGLYYAAASVAERHAESSLHSAAVKAQVTAAAGRAADSALTMHGAIGYTWEHDLHLFFKRARLDEQLFGSVEDWNERISSGLTLA; encoded by the coding sequence ATGCACTGGAAGTTCTCTGAGGAGCAGGACGCCTATCGCGAGACGTTGCGTGGCTGGTTGGGTGATGTGGCCGGCTCGGACCAGGTTCGAGCGTGGCTCGGCCTCGACCCAGCCGGGCCCGGACGCCCTGCGGCGGACCCGACGGAGTTCGAGGACCGCTGGGTCGCCGACGGCTTGTGCGGGGTCGGATTCCCCGAGGAACTCGGTGGTCAGGGCGGGGGCGTCGTCGAGCTCGCCATCACGGCTGAGGAACTGGCGAGGGTTGCGGCGCCCAGCGCGGCCTGGCTCGCCACGACACTGGCGATGCCCGCCCTCGAGACGCGACCGGATCTCGCGAAGGCCGCCCTCGAGGGCAGTCACGCCGCGGTCGCCATCGCCGCCGAGTCGCTGCCAGCGGCGCCGGGCCACGTCACTGCTGATGCAGACGGTGCGCTCACCGGTGTCGTGCCACGGGTCCTCGGCGCTGATCGCGCGGGCCTGCTCGTCGTGCCGGCCGGCGGGGCGAGCGGACCACGGTTGTACGCCGTCGACACCGCGCAGCCGGGCGTCGAGATCACGCCCCGGAGGCTCCTCGACCGGTCACGATCGGTCGCCGACGTCCGGTTGTCCGGAGTGGTCGGCCAACCGCTCGACGTCGACGCGGCGACCGTGCTCAGCGCGACGACCGACCTGGCCGGCGTACTCCTCGGGGCCGACGCGCTGGGGGCGATGGAGCGAATGCTGGAGCTGGCGGTCGACTACAGCGCACAGCGACAGCAGTTCGGGGTGCCGATCGGCTCGTTCCAAGCGGTCAAGCACGCAGCCGCGACCATTCTCGTCGACGTCGAGGCCGGACGGTCCGGCCTCTACTACGCCGCCGCATCGGTCGCCGAGCGCCACGCTGAATCGTCCCTGCACTCCGCCGCGGTGAAGGCACAGGTCACCGCGGCAGCTGGGCGAGCGGCCGACAGTGCGCTGACGATGCACGGCGCGATCGGCTACACGTGGGAGCACGACCTGCACCTCTTCTTCAAGCGCGCGCGCCTCGACGAACAGCTCTTCGGCTCGGTCGAGGATTGGAACGAGCGCATCTCGAGCGGCCTGACCTTGGCCTAG
- a CDS encoding FadR/GntR family transcriptional regulator — protein MTESIGAEATSGSIRHPVQLTPMQVPKASDVLADDLRERILRGEFPEGTALPPERELVAQTRMSRTTVREALRILEVQGLVQIRTGRAGGAFVQRPGEESIASTVSLIIRGRQVRLAALLETREAIEPACAQLAAKYRTDIDLAVLDRANAAIEAEGSLADFLQANVDWHVGVAMASHNELLIGFMGALSRAIYASTDNQGFIDAVVRETTARAHRNITDAIRKRDGAAAVRRMTRHVHEYASAVLEVEERTEIEVPGD, from the coding sequence ATGACTGAATCGATCGGCGCCGAGGCCACCTCGGGCAGCATCCGGCACCCGGTCCAGCTCACTCCGATGCAGGTCCCGAAGGCCTCGGACGTCCTGGCTGACGACCTGCGCGAACGCATCCTCCGCGGCGAGTTCCCCGAGGGCACTGCCCTTCCGCCCGAGCGCGAACTGGTCGCCCAGACCCGGATGAGTCGGACCACCGTGCGCGAGGCGTTGCGCATCCTTGAGGTGCAGGGGCTCGTACAGATTCGGACGGGTCGTGCCGGAGGAGCGTTTGTGCAGCGCCCCGGCGAGGAGTCGATCGCGAGCACGGTCAGCCTGATCATCCGCGGGCGACAGGTCCGCCTGGCCGCATTGCTCGAGACCCGCGAGGCCATTGAGCCCGCGTGCGCGCAGCTCGCTGCCAAATACCGCACAGACATCGACCTCGCAGTCCTGGACCGGGCCAATGCCGCGATCGAGGCGGAGGGGTCGCTGGCCGACTTCCTGCAGGCGAACGTCGACTGGCACGTCGGGGTGGCGATGGCGTCGCACAACGAGCTGCTGATCGGCTTCATGGGTGCCTTGTCGCGCGCCATCTACGCCTCCACCGACAACCAGGGGTTCATCGACGCGGTCGTCCGCGAGACGACGGCGCGCGCCCACCGCAACATCACCGACGCCATCCGCAAGCGGGACGGTGCGGCCGCCGTACGCCGGATGACCCGGCACGTCCACGAGTACGCATCCGCCGTGCTCGAGGTCGAGGAGCGGACCGAGATCGAGGTCCCGGGCGACTGA
- a CDS encoding AMP-binding protein, whose amino-acid sequence MTYVWRPDADYLHNSNVSRLMRTLEVDSIDALRARSVEDIGTFWGAVVDDLAIPFRRPFTAVVDQSRGVKWPEWFVDGGLNAVDACLGAWAERTPDAVAVVHEAENGAVTRLSYGELADRVARVRAGLRARGIAKGDAVAIYLPMTPEAVVATYAVASIGAMLVPLFSGFAAPAIASRVQDAAAKAVITADGTIRRRKQATMLPALRTALAECPTVETVVVVDNLGGVLDLTDGEVAWSDLLAHEPDPVVEDTNASDVLLLAYTSGTTGKPKGAVHTHAGFVTKTASEVAYGFEMAPGRTFCWITDMGWIMGPLSIFGTHGTGGTLLLYEGSPDVPDTGRLWELVERHGVSMLGVSPTLIRTLRAAGDLPSEDLGSVRVLGSTGEPWDPESYEWLARDVFGGRVPIINFSGGTEVGGSFLCPYPVEEIRSCSLGGPALGMDVDVVDDQASSVRDQIGELVCRQPWPSMTRGIWNDDAEGSRYHEAYWSTFDGIWRHGDFALVDDAGDWFILGRSDDVMNVAGKRVAPAEIESVVAIDADVAESAVVGIPDATKGEAVWVFYVARDSAADPVEVATRVRGLVASGVGKPFAPSQVVRVERLPKTRSAKILRRAIRAAVLDADPGDLSGAENPQAVEEIRELVKELR is encoded by the coding sequence ATGACCTACGTCTGGCGCCCCGACGCCGACTACCTGCACAACTCCAATGTCTCCCGGCTGATGCGAACGCTCGAGGTCGACTCCATCGACGCCCTCCGGGCTCGTTCGGTCGAGGACATCGGCACCTTCTGGGGCGCCGTGGTCGACGACCTCGCCATCCCCTTCCGCCGACCGTTCACCGCCGTGGTTGACCAGAGCCGCGGCGTGAAGTGGCCGGAGTGGTTCGTCGACGGCGGGCTCAACGCCGTCGATGCCTGTCTGGGTGCGTGGGCCGAGCGCACGCCGGACGCGGTCGCCGTCGTCCATGAGGCCGAGAACGGAGCCGTCACCCGGCTCAGCTACGGCGAGCTGGCCGACCGCGTCGCACGGGTTCGCGCCGGGTTGCGCGCCCGAGGGATCGCCAAGGGCGATGCCGTCGCGATCTACCTGCCGATGACACCCGAGGCCGTCGTCGCGACGTACGCCGTGGCCAGCATCGGCGCCATGCTGGTGCCGCTCTTCTCCGGCTTCGCTGCCCCTGCCATCGCCAGCCGGGTGCAGGACGCCGCTGCCAAGGCGGTCATCACCGCCGACGGCACGATCCGTCGACGGAAGCAGGCGACCATGCTGCCTGCGCTCCGAACGGCGCTCGCGGAGTGCCCGACCGTCGAGACCGTGGTCGTCGTGGACAACCTCGGAGGGGTCCTCGATCTCACGGATGGGGAGGTCGCCTGGAGCGACCTTCTCGCTCACGAACCCGACCCGGTCGTCGAGGACACCAACGCCAGCGACGTGCTGCTGCTCGCCTACACCTCCGGCACGACCGGCAAGCCCAAGGGCGCCGTGCACACCCATGCGGGCTTCGTGACCAAAACCGCCTCCGAGGTCGCCTACGGATTCGAGATGGCCCCGGGACGGACCTTCTGCTGGATCACCGATATGGGCTGGATCATGGGTCCGCTGTCGATCTTCGGCACGCACGGGACCGGCGGCACCCTCCTGCTCTACGAAGGCTCCCCGGACGTGCCCGACACCGGCCGCCTGTGGGAACTGGTCGAACGGCACGGCGTCTCGATGCTCGGGGTCAGCCCCACGCTGATCCGCACCCTCCGTGCCGCCGGCGACCTCCCCTCAGAGGACCTGGGCAGCGTCCGGGTCCTCGGCTCCACCGGCGAGCCGTGGGACCCGGAATCCTACGAGTGGCTGGCGCGCGACGTGTTCGGCGGTCGCGTCCCGATCATCAACTTCTCCGGAGGCACCGAGGTCGGCGGCTCGTTCCTGTGCCCCTACCCGGTCGAGGAGATCCGCAGCTGCTCCCTGGGCGGCCCCGCGCTGGGCATGGACGTCGACGTCGTCGATGACCAGGCGTCCTCGGTGCGCGACCAGATCGGCGAGCTCGTGTGTCGCCAGCCCTGGCCGTCGATGACGCGAGGGATCTGGAACGACGACGCCGAAGGGTCGCGCTACCACGAGGCGTACTGGTCGACGTTCGACGGGATCTGGCGCCATGGCGACTTCGCGCTCGTCGACGACGCGGGTGACTGGTTCATCCTGGGGCGCTCGGACGATGTCATGAACGTCGCTGGAAAGCGCGTCGCACCCGCAGAGATCGAGTCGGTCGTAGCGATCGACGCCGATGTGGCCGAATCGGCCGTCGTCGGGATCCCCGACGCCACCAAGGGCGAGGCGGTGTGGGTTTTCTACGTTGCCCGGGACTCCGCGGCCGATCCAGTGGAGGTCGCGACGCGTGTGCGGGGCCTCGTGGCGTCAGGTGTGGGCAAGCCGTTCGCTCCCAGTCAGGTCGTCCGCGTCGAGCGACTGCCGAAGACCCGCTCTGCGAAGATCCTGCGTCGCGCGATCCGGGCCGCAGTCCTCGACGCCGACCCCGGCGACCTCTCGGGAGCCGAGAACCCGCAGGCGGTCGAGGAGATCCGGGAGCTCGTCAAGGAGCTGCGGTGA
- a CDS encoding acyl-CoA dehydrogenase family protein: MELADAPDEADFRARVRTWLAEALPQLPWPEPEVLEAKAPFWREWQRMLFDAGLAGLTWPVEYGGQGLDERMRAIFGEECDLAGAPERLNIIGEDFCGPTIAHFGTPDQKERLLEPILTGAEIWCQLFSEPGAGSDLASLRTKAVKVDGGWRITGQKIWTSRAQIAAHAILLARTGGADPAKARHRGITFFLLPMDSEGVTVRPLQHMLGEAEFNEVFLDDVFVPDANVVGEVDGGWAVTMGTLAFERVAIATGRVNTTKAVTDIIDDVRSMTDGDGQPLGADPKVRQRIADLWARALIHKTISQRVITGAAAGAPPGPVTSIGKLYFCPLVEDLADFRLSLAPLGGQFDPAEDDDELAATRSWLRLANQSRGTAIAGGSTFIQRNIAAERILGMPRS; this comes from the coding sequence ATGGAGCTGGCCGACGCACCCGACGAAGCCGACTTCCGCGCTCGAGTGCGGACGTGGCTGGCCGAGGCCTTGCCTCAGCTGCCGTGGCCGGAGCCCGAGGTCCTCGAGGCGAAGGCGCCGTTCTGGCGCGAGTGGCAGCGCATGCTGTTCGACGCAGGCCTGGCCGGTCTGACCTGGCCGGTGGAGTACGGCGGGCAGGGGCTCGACGAGCGGATGCGGGCCATCTTCGGCGAGGAGTGCGACCTGGCGGGTGCGCCGGAACGGCTCAACATCATCGGTGAGGACTTCTGCGGTCCGACGATCGCGCACTTCGGCACGCCTGACCAGAAGGAGCGGCTCCTGGAGCCGATCCTGACCGGCGCTGAGATCTGGTGCCAGCTGTTCTCCGAGCCCGGCGCTGGCTCCGACCTCGCGAGCCTGCGCACCAAGGCCGTCAAGGTCGACGGCGGTTGGCGGATCACCGGGCAGAAAATCTGGACCAGCCGGGCCCAGATCGCCGCCCACGCCATTCTCCTGGCCCGCACCGGTGGTGCGGACCCTGCCAAGGCCCGACACCGCGGCATCACGTTCTTCCTGCTCCCGATGGACAGCGAGGGCGTCACCGTCCGGCCACTGCAGCACATGCTGGGGGAGGCCGAGTTCAACGAGGTGTTCCTCGACGACGTCTTCGTCCCCGACGCCAACGTGGTCGGCGAGGTCGACGGCGGCTGGGCCGTGACGATGGGGACCCTCGCCTTCGAGCGGGTCGCCATCGCGACGGGCCGGGTCAACACCACGAAGGCCGTCACCGACATCATCGATGACGTCCGTTCCATGACAGATGGCGACGGGCAGCCGCTCGGCGCCGACCCGAAGGTCCGCCAGAGAATCGCCGACCTGTGGGCGCGGGCGTTGATCCACAAGACGATCAGTCAACGCGTCATCACGGGCGCCGCGGCCGGTGCGCCGCCGGGGCCTGTGACATCGATCGGCAAGCTCTACTTCTGCCCCCTGGTTGAGGACCTCGCTGACTTCCGGCTCTCACTCGCACCCCTCGGAGGGCAGTTCGACCCGGCCGAGGACGATGACGAACTCGCCGCAACGCGGTCCTGGCTTCGCCTGGCCAACCAGAGCCGAGGCACCGCCATCGCCGGCGGGTCGACCTTCATCCAACGCAACATCGCGGCCGAGCGCATCCTCGGCATGCCGCGCTCATGA
- a CDS encoding AMP-binding enzyme produces the protein MGNEVPRGEEGDIAYRGAMNCLEYIGQPELTAAGYTHDGFHLSGDLGRMDDDGFVRVTGRTKDIVIRGGMNISVRQVEDALTGHPAVAAVALVGMPDRQLGERVCCYLVLREGHDLTLEAIREFLLGQGLAIQKVPERLEIVTELPMTATGKVQKHVLRAEIAEKLEKAGAA, from the coding sequence ATGGGCAACGAGGTGCCGCGCGGCGAGGAGGGCGACATTGCCTACCGAGGCGCGATGAACTGCCTGGAGTACATCGGCCAGCCCGAACTGACCGCCGCCGGGTACACCCATGACGGGTTCCACCTCTCCGGCGACCTCGGTCGAATGGACGACGACGGTTTCGTCCGCGTGACCGGCCGGACCAAGGACATCGTGATCCGAGGCGGGATGAACATCAGCGTCCGACAGGTCGAGGACGCGCTCACAGGACACCCGGCCGTCGCCGCCGTCGCCCTGGTCGGCATGCCCGATCGCCAGTTGGGCGAGCGCGTCTGCTGCTACCTCGTCCTGCGTGAGGGCCACGACCTCACCCTGGAGGCGATCCGCGAGTTCCTGCTCGGTCAAGGCCTCGCCATCCAGAAGGTGCCCGAGCGGCTCGAGATCGTCACCGAACTGCCCATGACCGCGACCGGCAAGGTGCAGAAGCACGTCCTCCGGGCGGAGATCGCCGAGAAGCTGGAGAAGGCGGGGGCAGCCTGA
- a CDS encoding response regulator transcription factor: MATGATNDRIAQALVIATGTVKSHVKQVLRKLRVENRAEAISQYLRLTIGSRED, from the coding sequence ATGGCCACCGGTGCCACCAACGATCGGATCGCGCAGGCGTTGGTGATCGCGACCGGCACCGTCAAGTCCCACGTGAAGCAGGTCCTGCGCAAGCTGCGCGTCGAGAACCGCGCCGAGGCGATCTCGCAGTACCTGCGGCTCACCATCGGCTCCCGGGAGGACTGA
- a CDS encoding GAF domain-containing protein, giving the protein MEPGSAASARRRAELLARGIEVHGAAVALLRGLPAPDRDVDTTDDVAEINQPASSELRLLDGQLAILGGMMRECLVTPETAVRPQDVVAVSQALHDIHAVRFAIHDHLGHDRLRRLGHLDHGLSELRQVTDQDKLLDEVCEAAGRAGGFERVMLSRVDGDTWRPWRSWAHEVGSTELTFRDWIREVPAIELSQMLLESEMVRDRQPALVADAGEDPRVHAPMAHASGLTSYAAAPILAGDRVIGLLHADNAGAEMVDLDRDILWFFAIGFAQIFERAVLLDRLGEQRSRVLEAMRDIEAALDDLATSTIDLTHRDDATAVGVSRTFGPAPSTASARGRSRSS; this is encoded by the coding sequence ATGGAGCCTGGCAGTGCCGCCTCCGCGCGACGACGCGCGGAACTCCTTGCTCGCGGAATCGAGGTCCACGGCGCCGCCGTCGCGCTGCTTCGTGGCCTTCCCGCCCCCGACCGGGACGTGGACACCACCGACGACGTCGCGGAGATCAACCAGCCGGCCTCGAGTGAGCTGCGCCTGCTCGACGGTCAGTTGGCCATCCTGGGCGGCATGATGCGCGAGTGCCTGGTGACGCCCGAGACCGCTGTTCGCCCGCAGGACGTCGTGGCGGTGAGCCAAGCCCTCCACGACATCCACGCCGTTCGGTTCGCGATCCACGACCACCTTGGGCACGACCGGTTGCGACGCCTCGGTCACCTCGACCACGGACTCAGCGAGCTGCGTCAGGTGACCGACCAGGACAAGCTCCTCGACGAGGTCTGCGAGGCCGCCGGCCGTGCCGGTGGATTCGAGCGCGTGATGCTGTCCCGTGTCGACGGCGACACCTGGCGCCCGTGGAGGAGCTGGGCCCACGAGGTCGGCTCCACGGAGCTCACCTTCCGCGACTGGATCCGCGAGGTGCCTGCGATCGAACTGTCACAGATGCTTCTCGAGAGCGAGATGGTCAGGGACCGGCAGCCCGCCCTCGTGGCGGACGCTGGTGAGGATCCCCGCGTCCACGCGCCCATGGCTCACGCGTCTGGCCTCACCTCGTACGCCGCCGCGCCTATCCTCGCTGGAGATCGAGTCATCGGCTTGCTGCACGCCGACAACGCGGGCGCCGAGATGGTCGACCTCGATCGCGACATCTTGTGGTTCTTCGCGATCGGCTTCGCCCAGATCTTCGAACGCGCCGTCCTCCTCGACAGGCTGGGGGAGCAGCGGTCGCGGGTTCTGGAGGCGATGCGCGACATCGAGGCCGCGCTCGACGATCTCGCGACCAGCACGATCGACCTGACCCACCGTGACGACGCCACGGCCGTCGGAGTCAGCCGGACCTTCGGCCCCGCCCCGTCGACAGCGAGCGCTCGCGGGCGCTCGAGGAGCTCCTGA
- a CDS encoding TetR/AcrR family transcriptional regulator, with amino-acid sequence MARDRRILDAAAVAFHEKGFHGVGMDELGSRAGLSGPSLYRYFSGKDEILAKLLDEAMDELLTATEPTDPDPRGDLERALRHHVDFALVNRPLVALYQREVRSLADPWAAPFAVRRKEYTKAWERLVSRARPALDEATIGAVTQGCLGLVFSVPGWPERTLAVPRAADAIVDLVLHGLVGVDSAP; translated from the coding sequence GTGGCACGCGACCGACGGATTCTCGACGCCGCCGCGGTCGCCTTCCACGAGAAGGGGTTCCATGGTGTCGGGATGGACGAGCTCGGATCCCGCGCCGGGCTCAGTGGTCCGTCGCTCTACCGCTACTTCTCGGGCAAGGACGAGATCCTTGCCAAGCTGCTGGACGAGGCGATGGACGAGTTGCTGACCGCGACGGAGCCGACCGATCCCGACCCCCGCGGCGATCTCGAGCGTGCGCTGCGCCACCACGTGGACTTCGCCCTGGTCAATCGGCCGCTCGTCGCGCTCTACCAGCGGGAGGTCCGGTCGCTGGCCGACCCGTGGGCCGCCCCCTTCGCCGTACGCCGCAAGGAGTACACGAAAGCGTGGGAGCGACTGGTCTCACGAGCCAGGCCAGCCCTCGACGAGGCCACGATCGGCGCGGTCACCCAAGGCTGCCTTGGACTGGTCTTCTCGGTCCCAGGCTGGCCGGAACGGACCCTGGCCGTCCCGCGCGCCGCCGACGCGATCGTGGACCTCGTCCTGCACGGACTGGTCGGGGTAGACTCAGCTCCCTGA
- a CDS encoding acyl-CoA dehydrogenase family protein, with translation MDWTIPEDVATFLTNLDDFIDTKIKPIEEANPEYFDHRREFARTDVERGGIPTRRWREIMHEARVLADQAGFYRYPLPKALGGKDGTNVAMAIIREHLAHRGPGLHAELSHEASMVANLPLALVLHEYGTPEQKEQYLERLVSGDMEMAFGLTEPNHGSDATWLETRAVRDGDDWIITGAKRWNSVVDVSEIDLVFARTSGEDGKAEGISAFLVPTDATGFEVPFYWWTFNMPTDHAEVRLNGVRVPASAMIGEEGRGLDCAQLFVHENRIRQAASSLGAAQFCIDKAIDYTEERSLFGKAMRDYQGVQWQLVELQTEAELVRNTIAKVAWEMDVHGKTAVSDKVAMVNVRGNRLACDAADRAMQVHGGVGYSRHYPFEHIYRHHRRYRITEGSDELQYRRIAAGMWNFRSGS, from the coding sequence ATGGACTGGACCATCCCCGAGGACGTGGCAACCTTCCTCACCAACCTCGATGACTTCATCGACACCAAGATCAAGCCGATCGAGGAAGCCAACCCCGAGTACTTCGACCACCGGCGCGAGTTCGCCCGCACAGACGTCGAGCGCGGCGGCATCCCGACCCGCCGCTGGCGGGAGATCATGCACGAAGCCCGCGTCCTCGCCGACCAAGCCGGCTTCTACCGCTACCCGCTCCCCAAGGCTCTCGGCGGAAAGGACGGCACGAACGTCGCCATGGCCATCATCCGCGAGCACCTGGCCCACCGCGGACCGGGCCTGCACGCAGAGCTCAGCCACGAGGCGTCGATGGTTGCGAACCTGCCGCTGGCACTGGTCCTCCACGAGTACGGCACGCCAGAACAGAAGGAGCAGTACCTCGAGCGCCTGGTGTCCGGTGACATGGAGATGGCCTTCGGGCTGACCGAGCCGAACCACGGCAGCGACGCCACCTGGCTGGAGACCCGCGCCGTGCGCGACGGCGATGACTGGATCATCACGGGCGCGAAGCGGTGGAACAGCGTGGTCGACGTCTCGGAGATCGACCTCGTCTTCGCCCGCACCAGCGGCGAGGACGGCAAGGCCGAAGGCATCTCGGCCTTCCTCGTGCCGACGGACGCCACGGGATTCGAGGTGCCGTTCTACTGGTGGACCTTCAACATGCCGACCGACCATGCCGAGGTCCGGCTCAACGGCGTGCGTGTGCCTGCCTCGGCGATGATCGGTGAGGAGGGCCGCGGCCTGGACTGCGCCCAGCTCTTCGTCCACGAGAACCGCATCCGCCAGGCAGCCAGCTCGCTGGGAGCTGCACAGTTCTGCATCGACAAGGCCATCGACTACACCGAGGAGCGCTCGCTCTTCGGCAAGGCGATGCGCGACTACCAGGGCGTCCAGTGGCAGCTGGTCGAGCTCCAGACCGAGGCGGAGCTGGTCCGCAACACCATTGCCAAGGTCGCGTGGGAGATGGACGTGCACGGGAAGACGGCCGTGAGTGACAAGGTGGCGATGGTCAATGTGCGCGGCAACCGACTCGCCTGCGACGCGGCCGACCGGGCCATGCAGGTGCATGGGGGAGTCGGCTACAGCCGGCACTACCCGTTCGAGCACATCTACCGCCACCACCGGCGCTACCGGATCACCGAGGGCTCCGACGAGCTGCAGTACCGGCGCATCGCTGCTGGGATGTGGAACTTCCGCTCAGGGAGCTGA